A single genomic interval of Anopheles marshallii chromosome 2, idAnoMarsDA_429_01, whole genome shotgun sequence harbors:
- the LOC128718172 gene encoding mucin-5AC-like — protein MCMCVEAYRGSVKFTSRSQHVEPENSPELSSNAGDELVPVSNTRFVRRRSTSTTTTLPVDSFTKAYGKEKLRGFRDGSTASYASVESEDVHEANNRATVPNRRTKQNNAITLRTEIITRNAFERRIDNDKEQIVSNALEPVKKENLSSQRRRSKSRNFEPEPFTTIASDGAVSDRGAKRVNTLTTLSPNLSNEVREELKGSAQRFISAGGTRGSNHVASNKREEGSSEENYPEPFKKLLKAQLNDDKLKTAYVKNLESTTNKSVHAMPERRKIQSAPSTTEAAVAANKSNQAAARRVQLPKEPVINENKFKHRTVVPLKSRDQTHRSSQFSETNNTSSETILQTLGTTKKSSSSESFSEQLLSVRQLSFRTRHIERNEHSSKERFSIPDKPSVEVGDGKTSKSHVRATIEPRKRVTNAVERQPRGNVKVLSTTTPGPTTTVKLITPRPVRTYTRKQNTLSYLTSTTTEATTTTRKPFSPSPRSGSLSQRKPQLATVEKNVLRYSTERSNTISRPNSKKQSVEEITNYLSNSREATQPSANGIEEGPQQISLLYTNPVEYLRRRQNLTKTTKNYSTTTIPSARFNENNTKAPVKHVARKTSLTTRPTVSSKSSSNTVFKRPPSFSSIRSNKKPAVYTPTIPTFTTLSTVKVIPDGQIMQKPANFSTKLPSRIASLSSHSTTAALANEIDIYDDVHRAAIKSADQYDREDTEEYVENELQTEEAQLKVLSNQQDLNVAIASGEKRSGGREKEIAPVSSGLTQSHIDIDTPNHRVQDVPSAVTVSIFSALSEILSQPTESLQFLSSSTDAPTSTSASSTSTTSTSTTTTTTTTTTTTTTTTTTTVPPPPQSPEPSLISSKSTDKVLEMVGNSFAFASNVLPVSAGDTFVHTASYQESTDNTNVNKTDLTIASTRIAEGNVTIRQNSLASSGETTSTQATSLWTQPYEQEETNSPNCESSAENDIENRILTNIYPFVQDSSIGSTTSDSFLPTVPAVPSSSLDARDLQDTADADDVPLSITQKPLVPAAETETMETETPTSTTALPTTTIRVTEERDPNAMTTPTPTSRVTTTSMIPSTATTINAVDHFESVFTVTASDNDALLIESASSTAHPFSSQIALEHLTTPHYKPKFQTHSPTAYPYENISGVEQSTSTIPPYIAQLTDISDFADTSTTLSSVQIESESSDKYVHLASTTFAYTNHNSTSGNSSNAQVDPRQMSATSPPDQATELPAKIMNSTPFIITPITPIASSIGSQQTSSTAYVTSPPMTVSKTLHSFPSVSDVTTRPSPSDLLARLSFAKSLETTTDEYRPRFKMRIPVLPIGFHDPASVSRADSSFNRSSLSFATMTLSSTTDTVKAKTIGSTVPVTSTTSIPAVSTTHPVGKRSRGIVVYGILPNNTVVRRVIGGDDEDVHTTTENVRIVYGIFPNGTVVKRYPNGTIVPEVKRHSPVEVTNIDPRELRNPNSIIYRTSEIPPLLQSLGLAPPATSTTASSSTTIITKPTVSTAPTTKSPVVYSTTALPSSITFSTTMNQSTGTTTIIEILRKYNEANQLDAKVKSDNVFSLAGGKTKSSNKTNGTGTTTTASSVEISNIGGVHEDVRVSRPNSPDLVYRWKPIITSSTSSNDNELFPTPSEPKITTASATPSVSENTVPDMMGVGKGNFGSLGSDLDRGEEPFIMGNDDLSRKKNGETGVKNANNVSPNLEINLFSTTSAPPVDGTTISTTGRVIIASIVQSTMPFQRSTSPTDPTTTRPTTPRTTIVSITSSTTSKVNTTSTKMSPTTTTVVVPTTSKKSSSTVNPATTQRTRTTTFSDADDLAFLRQLARFLNGGQSPSNNGRKTTRKPTTTSTTTTTTTPKPTTTTRTTTTTTTTTPSPTTTPSLSTVIIDKDDPAFLNDVRKLPNFATPNPLVDTPLANRILQLAIQRDPKSIARLPLKTGNEFPSYEKPRTESQQKEISKATTLSPEEIEKTKKQLDREVQQYNNDLKLLSNLLGRPITEKDIPSLTKQLGTGGSGPLFANTGLSATRTTTTPSTTTTSTTRRPTSTADGELLKQLLLTQQQQHNSSPAVIERPEFYGKTNEAILAAVLKQRGIGPSNTNGNIEDILAQISPSVRSSTLLPIVITTPRPTPRRTRPPQPPPLRSQSPILDGLSWLWREWQATAPQPRNRVPGSLSSATSVRTGTFGLSGGGGGGVGGLGGGRTASLTQSYGDEGLDPDAKPINPSVTEEPPSLFGGFGINPGGQLLNAAIGVTRAVSQFLGVALQGAAKSFTSAFRPQPLASEPADDLSYYRFSGR, from the exons ATGTGCATGTGCGTCGAG GCGTACCGGGGATCAGTCAAATTTACATCGCGATCCCAACACGTGGAGCCAGAAAATTCACCAGAACTATCATCAAATGCAGGTGACGAACTCGTACCAGTCTCAAACACACGTTTTGTTCGGAGGCGTTCCACATCAACAACTACTACCTTGCCAGTGGATTCATTTACGAAAGCGTATGGCAAGGAAAAATTACGCGGTTTTAGAGATGGGTCAACCGCATCTTATGCCAGTGTCGAGAGTGAAGATGTACACGAAGCAAACAATCGTGCCACCGTTCCGAATcgacgaacgaaacaaaataatgctATCACGTTGCGAACGGAAATTATAACACGGAACGCGTTTGAAAGACGTATTGATAACGATAAGGAACAAATTGTATCAAATGCGTTGGAGCCTGTAAAAAAGGAGAACCTATCTTCGCAGCGGCGCCGATCCAAGAGCAGAAATTTTGAGCCAGAACCTTTTACCACGATTGCAAGTGACGGTGCTGTAAGCGATCGGGGAGCGAAAAGAGTCAACACATTAACAACATTAAGCCCGAACCTTTCGAATGAAGTGAGAGAAGAATTAAAAGGGTCGGCGCAACGTTTCATCTCAGCAGGAGGAACCAGAGGGTCGAATCATGTTGCATCAAACAAACGAGAGGAGGGTTCATCGGAGGAAAACTATCCAGAACCGTTTAAGAAGCTATTGAAAGCGCAGCttaatgatgataaattgAAGACAGCGTACGTGAAAAATTTGGAAAGCACAACCAACAAAAGTGTGCATGCTATGCCCGAACGTAGGAAAATCCAATCTGCACCATCAACTACGGAAGCCGCTGTGGCTGCTAACAAATCTAATCAAGCTGCTGCTCGACGTGTGCAACTACCGAAGGAGCCCGTCATAAACGAAAACAAGTTCAAGCATCGTACTGTAGTACCGCTGAAATCTAGGGACCAAACGCATAGAAGTTCGCAGTTTtcagaaacaaacaatacatccTCCGAAACCATTCTACAAACATTGGGCACCACCAAGAAAAGCAGCTCGTCGGAATCATTCTCGGAGCAGCTTTTGTCGGTACGACAGCTCAGTTTTCGCACTCGGCATATTGAAAGAAATGAGCATAGTTCCAAAGAAAGATTTAGCATTCCGGACAAGCCATCGGTGGAAGTTGGGGATGGAAAGACGAGTAAGTCGCATGTTCGAGCGACGATCGAACCCAGGAAACGGGTTACAAATGCAGTCGAACGTCAGCCACGTGGCAATGTGAAGGTGTTAAGTACGACTACTCCAGGACCAACGACCACGGTGAAATTGATCACTCCAAGACCCGTGCGCACGTACACGCGGAAACAGAACACATTGAGTTATCTTACCTCGACTACCACCGAGGCGACGACTACAACTAGAAAACCCTTTTCACCTTCACCTAGGTCGGGTTCCTTGTCACAACGGAAACCACAATTGGCGACGGTCGAAAAGAATGTCTTAAGATATAGCACCGAACGAAGTAATACGATTTCGCGACCAAACAGCAAGAAGCAGTCAGTAGAAGAGATAACAAATTATTTATCCAACTCGCGTGAAGCAACTCAACCATCAGCAAACGGTATTGAAGAGGGACCTCAACAAATCTCACTCCTATACACAAATCCGGTGGAATATCTGAGAAGACGACAGAACTTAACTAAAACGACAAAGAATTATAGTACCACAACTATTCCTTCGGCAAGatttaatgaaaacaatacaaagGCACCGGTAAAGCATGTTGCAAGGAAAACTTCATTGACTACAAGACCAACAGTTTCCAGCAAAAGCAGCTCCAATACTGTG TTTAAGCGGCCCCcctctttttcttccattcggtcaaacaaaaaacctgcCGTATACACGCCAACTATTCCAACATTTACGACGCTATCGACG GTAAAGGTTATCCCCGATGGTCAAATTATGCAAAAGCCCGCTAACTTCAGCACAAAACTGCCAAGCCGCATCGCTAGCCTATCTTCCCACTCCACCACCGCTGCACTAGCTAACGAAATCGATATCTACGATGATGTTCATAGAGCCGCGATAAAATCTGCTGATCAGTATGATAGGGAAGACACCGAAGAATACGTCGAAAACGAACTGCAGACGGAGGAAGCCCAACTAAAGGTGTTATCAAATCAACAGGATCTTAACGTGGCAATCGCTAGCGGAGAGAAAAGATCAGGAGGCAGAGAAAAAGAGATCGCCCCAGTTTCGTCTGGCTTAACCCAGAGCCATATCGACATTGACACACCGAATCATCGGGTCCAGGACGTGCCGTCCGCCGTGACCGTGTCAATATTCAGCGCACTGTCCGAGATCCTTTCGCAACCTACCGAAAGTTTACAATTTTTGTCCTCCAGCACTGATGCACCAACTTCTACGTCTGCATCTTCAACAAGCACCACTTCAACttctaccaccaccacaaccaccactaccactaccactaccaccactactaccactacgACCGTACCACCGCCTCCTCAATCACCAGAACCGTCTTTAATTTCTAGCAAATCCACCGACAAGGTACTGGAAATGGTGGGCAACAGTTTTGCCTTTGCTTCCAACGTACTGCCTGTAAGCGCGGGCGATACGTTTGTACATACTGCTAGCTATCAGGAATCTACCGATAACacgaatgtaaataaaactgATCTAACCATTGCAAGCACTCGGATCGCGGAGGGGAATGTGACGATTAGGCAAAACTCGCTAGCAAGTTCTGGAGAGACTACATCGACACAGGCAACGTCATTGTGGACACAACCATACGAGCAGGAAGAAACGAACAGCCCTAACTGCGAAAGCAGTGCAGAAAACGATATCGAAAATAGAATTCTCACGAATATATATCCGTTTGTTCAGGACAGTTCGATTGGTAGTACGACTAGTGATTCGTTTCTTCCTACCGTTCCTGCTGTACCCAGCTCTTCGCTCGATGCCCGTGACCTTCAGGATACcgctgatgctgatgatgttcCTTTGTCCATTACACAGAAACCGCTAGTGCCCGCAGCAGAAACGGAAACGATGGAGACTGAGACACCGACATCCACTACTGCACTGCCTACTACTACTATTCGTGTGACTGAAGAACGGGACCCCAACGCAATGACTACCCCTACTCCAACCTCTAGGGTTACAACAACGAGCATGATCCCTAGTACTGCCACTACCATCAATGCTGTAGACCACTTTGAATCCGTGTTTACTGTAACAGCTTCAGATAACGATGCATTACTAATAGAGAGTGCTTCTTCGACGGCGCATCCATTTTCGTCACAAATCGCTTTAGAACACCTCACAACTCCTCATTACAAACCtaaatttcaaacacattCCCCGACTGCCTATCCCTACGAAAACATTTCTGGTGTTGAACAATCAACTTCAACGATCCCACCCTACATTGCTCAGCTAACGGATATTAGTGACTTTGCGGACACTAGCACTACATTATCAAGTGTCCAAATTGAATCCGAATCGTCAGATAAATACGTACACCTTGCTTCGACGACCTTTGCTTACACTAACCATAATTCCACAtccggcaacagcagcaatgcTCAAGTAGATCCACGCCAAATGTCAGCGACTAGTCCACCCGACCAGGCCACTGAACTGCCTGCCAAGATTATGAACAGTACACCATTCATCATTACTCCCATCACTCCAATTGCTTCCTCCATTGGTTCGCAACAGACGAGCTCCACCGCATACGTTACGTCACCACCAATGACCGTAAGTAAGACACTTCACTCTTTCCCATCTGTTTCCGATGTCACCACTCGCCCATCTCCTTCCGATCTGCTGGCTCGGCTCAGTTTTGCCAAATCTCTCGAAACTACCACCGACGAGTACCGACCGAGATTTAAAATGCGCATACCAGTCTTGCCAATTGGTTTCCATGATCCTGCCTCGGTCTCGAGGGCGGACTCTTCTTTCAATCGATCTTCGCTTTCGTTCGCGACTATGACACTATCGAGCACAACTGATACTGTCAAGGCTAAAACGATTGGTTCTACTGTTCCCGTGACGTCCACAACCTCGATCCCTGCGGTGAGCACAACTCATCCGGTGGGCAAGCGATCCCGCGGGATTGTCGTGTACGGCATACTGCCGAACAATACCGTCGTTCGGCGGGTGATTGGTGGAGATGATGAGGATGTTCATACAACGACAGAAAATGTGCGGATCGTGTATGGGATATTTCCGAACGGTACCGTGGTGAAACGCTATCCGAACGGTACGATCGTGCCCGAGGTCAAGCGCCATAGCCCCGTGGAAGTTACCAACATAGACCCGCGTGAGCTACGCAATCCGAACAGTATCATCTATCGCACATCAGAAATTCCGCCACTATTACAGTCGTTGGGTCTCGCTCCACCAGCTACTAGCACCACAGCCTCCTCTAGCACTACTATAATCACCAAGCCAACTGTCAGCACGGCACCCACTACGAAGAGTCCTGTTGTCTATAGTACTACTGCTCTACCTTCTAGTATTACTTTTTCTACCACAATGAACCAATCCACG GGTACGACAACtattattgaaatattgcGCAAGTACAATGAAGCGAACCAGTTGGATGCAAAGGTAAAATCGGACAATGTCTTCAGTCTCGCAGGGGGTAAGACAAAATCATCGAACAAAACGAATGGTACCGGTACTACCACGACGGCTTCATCGGTGGAAATTTCGaat ATTGGCGGTGTTCATGAAGATGTACGAGTCTCACGACCGAATTCTCCCGACTTAGTGTATCGATGGAAACCGATCATAACTTCGAGCACAAGTTCGAACGATAACGAACTGTTTCCTACACCCAGTGAGCCAAAGATCACAACAGCATCAGCTACACCGAGTGTGTCCGAGAATACCGTACCAGATATGATGGGAGTTGGGAAAGGAAACTTTGGTTCGTTAGGATCGGATTTAGACAGAGGCGAAGAACCATTTATTATGGGTAACGACGACTTATCAAGGAAGAAGAATGGCGAAACAGGAGTTAAGAATGCAAACAATGTGTCGCCTAATTTGGAGATTAACCTATTTTCAACAACAAGTGCACCTCCCGTGGATGGCACTACAATCTCAACCACTGGGAGGGTAATTATCGCGTCAATTGTTCAAAGTACAATGCCTTTTCAACGGTCTACAAGCCCGACGGATCCAACCACCACTAGACCAACAACACCGCGGACAACAATTGTCAGCATAACTTCTAGCACTACAAGTAAAGTGAACACAACAAGCACAAAGATGTCTCCAACTACCACTACAGTGGTGGTTCCTACGACAAGTAAAAAATCGAGTTCTACCGTGAATCCTGCAACTACACAAAGAACTCGTACAACAACATTCTCCGATGCGGATGATTTAGCTTTCTTG CGTCAACTAGCAAGATTCCTGAACGGAGGACAGTCACCCAGTAACAAtggacgaaaaacaacaagaaaacccACTACTAcgtctactactactaccactactactccTAAACCTACTACAACTACACGGACGACTAcgactaccactactactacaccCAGCCCAACAACGACGCCGAGTTTAAGCACGGTCATCATTGATAAGGATGATCCAGCCTTTCTAAACGATGTG cgtaaattacccaactTTGCAACACCAAATCCTCTCGTCGACACACCGCTGGCTAATAGAATACTTCAACTAGCAATACAAAGAGATCCCAAGAGCATTGCACGATTACCCTTGAAAACTGGGAATGAGTTTCCATCGTACGAAAAGCCACGCACCGAGAGTCAGCAGAAAGAAATTTCAAAAGCGACCACCCTGTCTCCGGAGGAAATAGAGAAAACGAAAAAGCAGCTGGATCGGGAGGTACAGCAGTATAACAATGATTTGAAACTTCTTTCGAATCTACTGGGAAGACCCATTACTGAGAAAGATATTCCGAGCCTTACCAAGCAGCTTGGAACAGGTGGCTCTGGACCATTGTTTGCAAATACTGGGCTATCAGCGACGAGGACGACAACGACGCCatcgacgacgacaacgagcACTACGCGCAGACCGACCTCAACAGCAGACGGCGAACTCTTGAAACAGCTGCTTCtcacgcagcaacagcaacacaataGCAGCCCAGCAGTTATTGAGAGACCAGAGTTTTACGGTAAAACTAATGAAGCAATTTTGGCAGCCGTGTTGAAGCAGCGTGGCATAGGACCGTCAAACACGAACGGAAATATTGAGGACATTTTGGCGCAAATATCGCCAAGCGTTCGGTCGTCTACATTACTTCCGATAGTTATCACAACACCGCGACCCACGCCGAGACGCACCCGTCCCCCGCAACCACCGCCATTACGATCTCAAAGTCCAATTCTGGACGGTTTGAGTTGGTTGTGGCGCGAATGGCAAGCGACTGCTCCACAACCACGCAATCGAGTTCCTGGTTCTTTAAGCAGTGCCACCAGTGTCCGAACGGGAACGTTTGGACttagtggtggtggcggtggcggtgttgGTGGCCTTGGTGGGGGCAGAACAGCTTCTCTAACACAATCGTACGGGGATGAGGGTCTAGACCCGGATGCG AAACCAATCAACCCCAGCGTGACTGAAGAGCCACCATCGTTGTTCGGCGGGTTTGGCATCAATCCCGGAGGACAACTGTTGAATGCAGCGATCGGTGTGACTCGTGCTGTATCACAGTTCCTAGGCGTAGCGCTACAG GGTGCAGCCAAATCATTTACTTCCGCCTTTCGCCCACAACCACTCGCTAGTGAACCAGCGGACGACCTGAGCTACTATCGGTTCAGTGGTAGATAA